In Phaenicophaeus curvirostris isolate KB17595 chromosome 9, BPBGC_Pcur_1.0, whole genome shotgun sequence, the DNA window tagaaggagattgGGTTAGTCAGGCAGGACATGCCTTTCCTAAACCTATGCCGACTGGGCACGATCACCTGCTTATCCTGTGTGTATCAAACGATGTCACTCAGGATGTTCTGCTCCATAACCCTCCCTGGCACTGGCTGGCAGTCCTCTAGTTCATCAGATCCTCCTTCTAGCTCTTCTTGCAGATGGGTGTCACATTAGCTGACCCTCAGTCAAGTGAGACCTCCCCAGTAACCTGGagtgctgataaatgatggaaagtagCTTGGTAAGCACTTCTGCCAGTCAGTCTCTAAATTTCCTCCCAATAAAAAGTCACTTGTGAGACAAGTTCCTCTTAccatttctgcttcctgcaggTGGGATATTTAAGAGTTTATGAAGCAATTTGCTATTTCTTAGCTTTCTTACCCAAAACCACCAAGTGCTTGCTGGCAATGCGTAGTCAGTCAGATTTCCATCTTCAGAGTTCCTAGAGGTTTTCAACTGTCTAGTTTTAAAATAGCATTGTATCTTCTACATGTAGGAAAACGTCTTTTTCAACAGGATCAAGATTTggtccttactttgcctttgcTCCTTTATCTTGTGGGGGTTTTCTTTGCTGACACATCGCCCTCTTGTGGCCTTCCTGCAAGCATGTCAGGGAAAGACAAAGAACGAAgaatatttaacattttctgtGCCCTCACCACGCAGATTCCTAGACCTTCCAACAGCATGCTGAGTTGCATGTGGTAAGTAGATCTCTTCATAAAAGCAACTATCAAATGCACCTGTAAGTAAAACAGGGCATGGCTAAGTCAACAGTTCTACAAAACTGGATCCAAACAGGAGTGTCACTGGAGTATATTTAAATCTGTTCCTGCTCTTTccataaagaaacaaaccagaagACCAGTTCAGGCTTTGGGCTATGAAGACGTAGGATGGGGCAGGCCAGGAAGCTCCGTGAAGACTGAACCATTTTCCAGATGGAGTAAGCAGAGGGAACACAATAAAATGGTTTTACTTGCATATGACTATATTTACCTACCCATTATCACTCAGTCCCCTTGATCTCCTTGACCTTGAGGGGTAAGAAGCAACTGCATGGATGCTGTCTTAGAGGACACTGTTCCAACTCTAGTCATGACATTGAGAGCATCCTCTGCTTTCAGACATGTCTTCGGCGACCTGAGAAGCACTGATTAGGGCTTACAGCTAGTATGCATGTAATCCAGAGGGGCATTTTGTACAGCCACAAAGTGCTTATTCCAGTTCACAAAAGCTGGAAAACACAAATTTCCAGTTCTCTGTTGAAAAGAAGACAAACTCTATTCCTCACATTCATGAGAATTCATTCTTGGTTAGCAAGCGTTAGCCTGTCCTTGAGTGTAATCTTTTCTGCCTGAACACACTACACTATTAGGAAAACTTCCTTCTGGGGTGCTGTCATGTCCGTAGCTGCCTTTGGCAATATAGTGTGCCTCAGGCACAAATTATGGAAGGCACATCTTGCTGCTGCAGGATGAAGTTAGTACATTAAACCATGTGAGGAACCATGTGAGAGGGGTGAAGAACACAATTCTTTTCtactaaaaaaaacctaacagcTTGGAAGCATCTTGACTCGCCGTGGCCTCAAGATGAAAAGGCTTCCTACTGGATCAAAGGCACACTCAGCTGGAAGTGTCAAATGATGTAAACACAAAACAGAGAGGAGAGTCATGCTGTTCTTGGCTACTTTGGGTATTTGCACAGCAATGCTGCTGTTATGATCCCAGTGACGGTGAATCCTTTTAATAATATAACTGAGTTTCAGCATCCCAACTCAAATGTATAAAATAAGTGTTAAGGAAAATGGGCTGATAACTGGGATTCATTTTAAAGACAGAGCTGGGCTGCCATGCATCCAGTTCTGCATGCAGCTTGGATCTGTGGAGTCTGTTCCCCATTGAAGGTCTGAGCACATAGGCCACATCCAATAAGGGAGTGGACTTGCAACTACATCAGCAGTCTGTTACCATTACAGTTACAGACATTACAGTGTATGGATCATGTTCCTTTATATGCTCAATACTTGATTTGCAGGCTCTCTGCCATAAACAGAAACTCTTTGGCTTGCTGCCATGCAACAGGACAAGTCACTGGCACATAGGGCTTGATATTATCACATGAAAATGATCACAATTCTTTTAAGACAGCAAATGGCCCTCCAGTGTAATGCCTTTGGATGGAACTCTCATCTCAGCTTCTGCACCTACCCAGAGTGCAGGGtcagctgcagccctgcagtgGAGAACAATCCCTTTGTTTACTAGCGCTTACATTGCATATCTAGCACCATCTTCACAGAAAAAGCCAGGAATCAGAGCTCGCTGGAACTAGAAGAGAAGTGGTCTTGTTTCAAACCAGCCCTAGTAAGCATTTCACTGACTGGTCAGCTCTAGAGGATGTCCACATATCCAGAACCATTTCCAGCCTTCTGTGGGCCAGTAACTTTTCTGTTCTTAGGGATGGGTAGAGGCCAGGCAGAGAGCTTACAGGGGATCAGGGACTAAGCTCCCAGCTACACACAGGTGCCATATGTTGTAATGAAAACCCACATTCTTCCAGGGAACAGAGGAGCTCCAAGTAGCATCCTCGAGCTTTTACATTTGCAGTCAAACACCTGTGATTCTCCTTCATAACAGCAGAAGACGACAGTACTGTCAAAACCACCAGTGAGTCTGGCTGAATTGTGTCTGGCTCTTGTATAATCTACACATACATGAAACACTGGAGAAGCAAGACTGTAGATGGCCTATCACCTTGTCTTTTTGCCCTTGATGTATTATGCTTCCTAGCATCAGAGATCACCAAGCAGGCCACTGTCTAGGCTGCCGTTCAAATGCCAGTCACTACACATGAAGATTTTAGATCTGTCTGGTTATACCCTCTTATCCAGCCAAACTGCAAACACATCATGAATCCCAAGATGATGATCTGTTAGATTTTAAAACAGGCTGCTGTTCTACATGGTGCTATTTCCTGCAACACAGTAATGATAACTCATCTGTTGGTACCTCTTCCTGTTGGGCTGGAGGATGTTGATTCGCTAATGATACTAAACACCTGATTTGCTTTCACAGGAAGCAAAGTCATCAGACACTAACTCCTCTGGGAGACTTAACCCTGTTCTTTAGGGATGCTCATTGCCAGAAGGCCTTCCTTCAAAGCAAACTCAACTCCTTTAAACCCTACATCAAGACCCCATAAAATAGtatgttacattttaaaaccaagATTTTTAAAGTGATGGTGAAAGTTCTCAAAAGTCATGTGCGTCACTGCTTATAAATAGTACTAGAGAAATATGTCGATCTTGACTATGTATAGTGGCTGTACATTGTCTTGACAGTATTATCATCTTTACACACTGGCACCTAACTAGACATTCTTCTAAACAGTCTGTAGGAAGTTTGAACTACTTCTTCCCTACATCAGCCCTTGTACTATCCTTGACTGCAATTCCAAAAGCCAACTGGAACTAGTCAGGATCGACAggtacagaaaaaaactttgaaGCAGGTATTTGCTAAATTGTCAATCTGCAAAATTGTTAATCTAGTAGAGAAGTTTTTTGTGCTGGGCATGCCTCTTCAAAAGCTACTAGGTCAAAATCCCTTGGTAAAGTGGAGGAAGGATCTGCTAAGTTAACTGAGCACGTGATAAAGCAATACGTGCAATTTCACCTGACACACAGACAGTAAAAGAACATAATTGCAGGAATACTTGAAGCAGCCTTCAAGCATGTTCTCTTGTATGATCTCCAGTAGCTGGAAGGACCTTGTCTTTATTAACAGACTCTTTGATAAAATAAGACAACTTGTATAATCTTTCCAACAGGTATGTGAGATTCCAGAGAGATTAATGCAGTTGTTTTATTGTAAATTTATTATAATTAGTCTCTCTATTGCAAACAGATAAAGATCAATaccaaaatgaagtattttgaaTACCATGCTCAGAACTCCAAATGCCTGGGTATTTTCTCAATGCAGAGCTCAATGAAGGGAAAAATGAGGTCTAGGTCCTGCTGCTACTAAGGTAAAACATCTTTATAGGTTATGGAGAACTTTTCCTAATAAAAGTATTTAATGTGGGACATAGGATAACATACAGATAGCCGGTATCAACACATGGGTTAGGGACAGGTTTCAACTTTTCACTGCAGAACGACTGAGGTAACAGAACCAtctgagaagaggaaaacatcATTCAGTCTTAAGCCTGAATACAGCCTACTGTATTCAACAGATAGAAGTTACTAGCCTTGATGTCAGCTGTAACCAAATCCTTGTCAACACACAGAACTGCTGTTGTGTAAATTAGAGATCAGTCTGATTCACAGCCCAACTCCAGTTTAAAGACTGTTGTGATTTCATCGTTTCTCCAGTTTTTTGTACTTGGcttctgcagaaggaaaaataaaaatattttaggactAGGCAGGTAGAAGCTTTGTATCCTCTAAGCTGCTATACATCTTAAAACTCAGGTTAATTTAGAGGATCACTCAGGATCAATTTTCCTAAAGTATTTAGGCAAATATAATTGTAGAATTAAAAGAACCAGGTGCTTAAGTCAGACAACTACTATTAATTTAAGCCAAGGGGACTTCAATGGCTGGTGGAACTTTATTAATTCTTGTATTTGCAAGATTAAACAGCTGAATTTAAAATTTAGGTCAGTGCACACTGCAGAAGAGAAATCAAACCTCACTAATAAGCAGTAGTTCAACAATACCTGTACTAGTTCTCCTCCATACAACTTGGCATATTAATCTTTTCCCAACACCTGCCACTTCACATACAATGTTTGTTGTTCAAAAGCAGGGCAAAACTCTGCTGCAAAGTCAACTCTGCAGCTCAAACTTGTTAAATAAAGGAGTTCACTTTGTAATTTGTTTGCAAGGGCCTACACTGCCAGGTAGTAACAGCAGAGGACAACAGTTACCAAGTTTTTTGGAATACGCATCCAATTTATAAGCTGCCTGCTCAAGAGCTGCAACCTGCTCCTCAATTAGGTTGATTTGTTCCAGATATGGTTGAAGAGCAGCAtcttaaaaaagcagaaaaatatgtcAGTTCTTAATAATTCATTACCAAGAAACAGTTCATGCTTGAAACAAAAGTTTCTCATTACACTTTAAAAGCTCattccttcccctgccccaAAAGCAAGTGGCAATACTGATAAAACATTTTGCGCTTTGCTGGAACATGGCTAAGGGTACCAGCTAAACTCAACACAAGTAACAATACAATGTGAATCAAAAGAAGTGTTATTTCATTTCCATCAGATCCAAAACTTGGGTAAAGCACCACATAAAGATGTGTTTTCTCTTATGCTCTTTGTAGTCTATAGTTGTAAAGAAATATTCAATATTTTCAATTGTAAAGAATATTTCAATATCCAATGCATTGTATAGCAGCACGTATATTTCAGTGAGTTTTCTGTCCTCCACCATATAATGGAGTGTGAACTATCTAAGATGCTTCATTTCCCAAACAAGTGTACCATTCATTATACCCCTGCCTTATTTGATTtacttacattttttatttaaatccttCAGATTTCTACTGATGTTTATAGCAATATCCTTCATTTCTAGGTACTTCAAGCTAGTCAGCTTATTCATGTTTTCCAAGAGTTTGTAGTCTTCGCTggtggcttaaaaaaaatagagtttattttaattaaaagttgaTGTGGTTTGCATTGTGTGTAGACTCTTTAAGAGGACAAGAGATGTCAAACCAACAGCCAAATATAACAAAGAATAGTTTATATGGTAATGCAGATATTTGTATAACATTctacaaaaaaagagatggcATTCTGTGAATTCTAAAAGCCATGTAGACTGATGAATATTTATTCACCTGTGTTtgtttggagggtttttttgaggaaaaaaacctaattcCTCATGTTTCTACTCTTATTTTGTCAGTTAAACACTGATGTTTAGAAAACTGATGACATAAATCCAGACTGGTATTTGTACCATATACCATTCAAGTCCACACAAATCAGTAGTGCTATGGAGTGTTTTCAAAACTAAAGCCTATGGAATTCATTAACTGTTTAGCAGTTAATTTTGTTCCCATTCATGCTGCACAGCAGTTTATTTCAAAGCATGAATGTTAGAAAACACCTGTACGATCTTCACTCAcactcagaaagaaaatagctgCACATCCCACTCAGTCACGTCTTTCCTTATTAACCTAAGTcactttgtttggttttctatGTACAAGCTTCCGCAGGagtaaaaaggatttttttcaagatgCTTATATCAgactcaatttttttaaaaaatatttgtgctaATCTGGGACTTCATTACTATGTCTAATCTCTGTGCGGTTAGTAGTCTAACAACATGCCAGATTTGAAATGCCTGTCTTGATAGACGTGCTCCAAATATGTATAGTGCAGACAAAATACACAGtagatttctttaaaatagaagAAACAAACACTTAGTTGCAAGTCAGTATTGCAGCATCTTACCTGTCAGTTCACCTGTTAAATAAATGGCCATTTTGTTGAACATGTCTTTACAGAGTTCATTGATGTCGGCCTCTGCTGGTTCCTTAGCTTCCTCTGCCGTTTCAACAGCA includes these proteins:
- the BLOC1S2 gene encoding biogenesis of lysosome-related organelles complex 1 subunit 2 isoform X1, whose amino-acid sequence is MATAAEGLAEGLAEAGAQPPKQDPAVETAEEAKEPAEADINELCKDMFNKMAIYLTGELTATSEDYKLLENMNKLTSLKYLEMKDIAINISRNLKDLNKKYAALQPYLEQINLIEEQVAALEQAAYKLDAYSKKLGNCSQKTSLLD
- the BLOC1S2 gene encoding biogenesis of lysosome-related organelles complex 1 subunit 2 isoform X2, which translates into the protein MATAAEGLAEGLAEAGAQPPKQDPAVETAEEAKEPAEADINELCKDMFNKMAIYLTGELTATSEDYKLLENMNKLTSLKYLEMKDIAINISRNLKDLNKKYAALQPYLEQINLIEEQVAALEQAAYKLDAYSKKLEAKYKKLEKR